In the genome of Clostridia bacterium, the window AAACTGGGAAGCCTAGGGTTTTTTGTTATCAAAGGCAAGGTCAACGAGATGGAAAATCAGTTTGTAGATACAGTAAGGCAGAAGCTTGCAGAGGAAGCAGGGGCAGCGAAGTCGAGCGCTTCAGTGGTATAAGGGTTTGGGGGAGGTGAGAGGATGAAAAGCTTTGAGGTTGTTTTTCCAGAGAGAATAGAGCAAGCAGCTTCAGCTTTGAAGGATGCTGGTGAGGAAGGAAAAGCTATTGCCGGTGGCACAGCCCTCTTGGTACTTATGAAAAACAAACTTTATTCTCCCAAATACCTGGTGAGCTTAAGGAAAATCGATGAGCTCAAAAGACTGGCCTATACACCTGGCATCGGACTTACTATCGGCTCAGGCGTCACAGAACACGAGCTTGAGGCTGCCCCTTTTGTGAGAGACAAATTCCCCGTCATAGCTCAAGCTGCCCATGCAATCGGCAATGTCCGAATTCGAAATGTAGCTACCATTGGCGGCAACTTGGCTCATGCAGATTACCAGTGCGATCCTCCGGCTGCGCTAATAGCTATGGGTGCCGAGGTGAAGTTATATGGCCCCGATGGGGAACGTACTGTAGCCCTAGAAGACTTTTTCCTGGGTCCTTACGAAACTGTCTTGCGCCGTGGTGAGATTATCACCCAGATCCTGGTTCCGGATCCCCCTCAAGGTGCCAGAGGGCGTTATTTTAGATTTACTTCAGGGTCTGCTGCTGACCGACCTTGTGTTTCTGTTGCCGTATGCCTGGCATTTGAACAAGGAGTTTGCTCCTGGGTTAGGGTAGCGCTGGGGGCTGTAGCGCCAACACCAATACGGGTTAGGGAAATCGAAACCCTTTTAGAGGGAAAAGTTCCCGATCGCAGGCTTATAGATGAGGCTGCTCAGATTGCCAGTGCCTCCTGCGAGCCCCTTAGCGACACGCGTGGCACCGACTGGTATAAGAGAGAAATGGTCAGGGTCCTTGTCCAGCGTAGTCTCCAGAGCCTAATAAGCGATGCTG includes:
- a CDS encoding xanthine dehydrogenase family protein subunit M, with product MKSFEVVFPERIEQAASALKDAGEEGKAIAGGTALLVLMKNKLYSPKYLVSLRKIDELKRLAYTPGIGLTIGSGVTEHELEAAPFVRDKFPVIAQAAHAIGNVRIRNVATIGGNLAHADYQCDPPAALIAMGAEVKLYGPDGERTVALEDFFLGPYETVLRRGEIITQILVPDPPQGARGRYFRFTSGSAADRPCVSVAVCLAFEQGVCSWVRVALGAVAPTPIRVREIETLLEGKVPDRRLIDEAAQIASASCEPLSDTRGTDWYKREMVRVLVQRSLQSLISDAGC